A window from Candidatus Neomarinimicrobiota bacterium encodes these proteins:
- a CDS encoding alkaline phosphatase family protein encodes MPDPEFLVIGLDGLPYSLLADLCQSGVTPNLNRLIQAGHSASINSSIPDVSSTAWASFMTGTNPGTHGVYGFFEARSDNYSLHFLDSNDIKAPTLWERLSDSRKKSLVINVPQTYPAREVDGVLISGFVTPDLQKAVWPKSLLPALKDLDYSVDVDAWLAREDMDKFMEDLFRVLERRVETIHYLWDRESWDIIMAVFTGTDRLQHYLWDAVVDEGHQYHAQVMEFYHILDGAVGTLTDKAGEDTGIIILSDHGFTGIEKELNLNAWLQIQGYLEFTTESPESLEDMAPESIAFALDPGRIYLNRSGRFRHGWIEDGDEFRKYRDELRIRLADEIRIRDDAGNMVNPIEKVYLPEEIYSGPELSQAPDLIVLNNPGFDLKGSVKIDTVARRDVLTGTHTYRDATLIGCNLPDNFDFNAIESIEDITPKILAAMNAEI; translated from the coding sequence ATGCCTGACCCCGAATTTCTCGTCATCGGGCTGGATGGTTTGCCGTATTCCTTGCTCGCAGATTTGTGTCAATCGGGAGTGACACCAAATCTGAACCGCTTGATCCAGGCTGGCCACAGCGCATCCATAAACAGCTCAATACCGGATGTCTCCTCCACCGCGTGGGCCAGTTTTATGACCGGTACCAATCCCGGTACACATGGCGTGTACGGTTTTTTCGAGGCCAGGTCCGATAACTATTCCCTTCATTTCCTGGATTCCAATGATATTAAAGCACCGACGCTTTGGGAGCGGCTCTCTGATTCCAGGAAGAAGTCATTAGTCATCAACGTCCCGCAGACCTATCCCGCCAGGGAAGTCGACGGCGTGTTAATCTCCGGGTTCGTGACGCCGGACCTGCAGAAAGCGGTCTGGCCGAAGTCGCTCCTTCCCGCACTGAAAGATTTGGACTATTCCGTTGATGTAGATGCCTGGTTAGCCCGTGAAGATATGGACAAATTCATGGAGGATCTGTTCCGGGTACTCGAGCGGCGCGTCGAAACGATCCACTATCTCTGGGATAGGGAATCCTGGGATATTATTATGGCTGTTTTCACCGGAACGGATCGACTCCAGCACTATCTCTGGGATGCAGTGGTTGATGAGGGGCATCAATACCATGCCCAGGTGATGGAATTCTATCATATTCTTGATGGTGCAGTTGGAACGCTCACTGATAAAGCCGGCGAAGATACCGGCATAATTATCCTCTCTGACCATGGTTTTACCGGCATAGAGAAGGAGCTAAATCTGAACGCTTGGCTGCAGATACAGGGATACCTCGAATTCACAACAGAATCGCCGGAATCGCTGGAAGATATGGCGCCGGAATCAATCGCCTTCGCCCTCGACCCCGGTCGCATCTACCTGAACCGATCCGGCCGGTTTCGTCACGGCTGGATTGAGGATGGCGACGAATTCCGGAAATATCGCGACGAACTCAGAATCAGACTCGCGGATGAAATTCGGATTCGAGACGATGCCGGTAATATGGTTAATCCGATTGAAAAAGTTTATCTCCCGGAAGAGATCTACTCCGGTCCCGAACTATCTCAGGCGCCGGACCTCATCGTACTGAATAATCCGGGGTTCGATCTGAAGGGGAGCGTGAAAATCGATACCGTCGCCCGCAGAGATGTGCTGACCGGAACACATACCTACCGGGATGCTACATTGATTGGCTGTAACCTCCCTGATAATTTCGACTTCAATGCTATCGAAAGTATTGAAGACATCACGCCAAAGATTTTGGCAGCTATGAATGCTGAAATCTGA